AGGCTTTTCGAAAggctcataaagaagggcagtgattggtggaTGGGTAActataacaaatcagacattgaaaaTCTCTTTAAGCGTGGTCAAGTTAATATgtatgctgtggatgatgtattaaaccacccagacatcaaagatacaggcgtccttctgaactgagctacaggacaggaatgaaactgctcagggatgttaccatgaggTCATTGGTcactttaaaacagctacagagttcaatggctgtgatgggagaaaactgaggatggatcaacaacattgtagtgactccacaataatgacctaaatgacagagtgaaaagaagaatgcaaatatacagaataaaaatatccaaaacatgcatcttgtatgcaattaggcactaaagtaataatgaGGGGAAAATACACAGCAAAGGACCAtgctttttggcctaaatgcagagccttatgtttggggcaaatccaacacaacaaatcactgagtaactgcctccttattttccaGAGtgttggtggctgcatcatggtatgggtaagCTTGACATCGcaaatactggggagtttttccagggggaaaaaaacgggatggagctaagcacaggcaaaataggaaaacctgcttcagtctgatttacaccagagactgggagaggaaATTCACCTTTCAagaggacaataacctacaacactaGGCCAAATttaaactggagttgcttaccaagaagacagtgaatgttcttgagtcGCCATTAGTATAATAATTGAGCCATGTTGTGAAGGAGCTGGTCCCAATGCATTAAGTTttatctttaccttgtcagctcagacaTAATAGTGGAGTTATGAACAAATGTTTTTGTTCCATGGTGGCCAAGTTACAGATTTGACCTAAATATGCTAgagaatctatggcaagacttgaaaattgctgtctagccatgatccccaacatcttgatagagcttaaagaattttgaaaagaataatgggcaaatattgcgcAGGTGTGCAACGCCCTtatagacttacccaagaagaatcacatctgtaatcgatgccaaaagTGTTTCTAactcagggagctgaatacttatatttgagttatatatatatttttttttatatatctttAGAAAATATATAATTTTCCTTCCCCTTTGACATtttgagtattttgtgtagattgatgacaaaaAAATAATGACAAAAAATCTCACAAATctcaaataaaaatgttttgttgtgatAACTTGTGAAAGAGAAGGGTTTATATCACCAGCTTAGAAGTCCTCCCATTAATTATTGCTTAAAATCACTGCGAGAGCCTCCCAGTGACACGAGACGAGCTAAATAacatctatgctcgcttcgaggcaagtaacactgaaacatgcatgagagcatcagctgttccggacgactgtgtgatcacgctgcagggctgcagggccagatggattaccaggacgtgtactccgaacatgcgctgaccaactggcaagtgtcttcactgacattttcaacctctccctgtctgagtgtaataccaacatgtttcaagtagaccaccatagtccctgtgcccaagaacactaaggtaacctgcctaaatgactaccgacccatagcactcacgtctgtagccatgaaatgctttgaaaggctggtcatggctcacatcaacaccattatcccagaaactctagacccactctaatttgcataccgcaccaacagatccacagatgatgcaatctctattgcactccacactgccctttcccacctggacaaaaggaacacctgtgtgagaatgctattcattgactacagctcagcgttcaacaccatagtgccatcaaagctcatcactaagctaaggaccctgggactaaacacctccctctgcaattggatcctggaattcctgatgggccgcccccaggtggtaagggttggtaacacatccgccacgctgatcctcaacacgggggtgcatactcagttccctcctgtactccctgttcacccatgactgcacggccaggcacgactccaacaccatcattaagtttgccgatgacacaacagtggtaggcctgatcactgacaacgatgagacagcctatagggaggaggtcagagacctgaccatgtggtgcaaggacaacaacctctccctcaacgtgatcaagacaaaggagatgattgtggactacgggaaaaggagggccgagcacgccccaattctcatcgacggggggctgtggtggagcaggttgagagcatcaagttccttggcgtccaccaagagaccaagacagtcgtgaagagggcacgaaaaaacctattccccctcaggagactgaaaagatttggcatgggtccacagACCCTCAAAagtttttacagctgcaccaccgagagcatcctgactggttgcatcactgctcggcctccgaccgcaaggcactaaagagggtagtgcgtacggcccagtacatcaccggggccaagcttcctgccatccaggacctctataccaggcggtgtcagaggaaggccttaaaaattgtcaaagaatccagccacccaagtcatatgctgttttctctgctaccgcacggcaagcgatcccggagcgccaagtctaggtccaagaggcttttaaacagcttctacccccaagccataagactcctgaacagctaatcaaatggctacccagactatttgcatccccccctcttgatcgctgctgctgctagtctctgttattatctatgcatagtcactttaataactctacctacatgtacatattacctcgacaccggtgcccccgcacattgactctgtaccggtaccccctgtatatagccccgctattatttactgctgctctttaatcatttgttattcttatctcttacttttttgaggtattttcttaaaactgcattgttggttaagggcttgtaagtaagaatttcactgtaaggtctacacctgttatattcggcgcatgtgacaaataacattttattttattttatttgaatcaaTCAAATCTAGTCTATACCAGGGTTCAGTATTTATTTGCATATGAATAATGGGTATGAATAGTGTCAGGCAAGTTCTAAATGAATACTGGCCAAGGCCAGAGCTAAGTGCGTCATTCACAGATTCAGCTTTAGGCAAAGTAAAACACAAAAAATGAACCACCACATGGCTCATAATGGGTTTCAAAGGGAGCATCAATGCATAatgtaaatttacatttacatttaagtcatttagcagacgctcttatccagagcgacttacatgagccttctctcgctctctcttcctatctctctctctccctgcctccttcaCTTCCTTACTcccagtccctccctctctctctctcccagttccGCCCTCTCACATGCAGTAGTCTGTGCTGCTATTATAAAAGGCTGACACTCCTCTAATCCACAGGCGTAGAAGCTTGATAATCCAGACTCATTAAAGTTTGAGATTAGCAGAGATCTGGTAGGGGAGGAATGAAAAACAGAGGCACAgataggaagggagagggggagagtgacagTGCATGCATGACATGGATGAGCTATGCTGCTCCGGGATTGGTGAACATAAATAGCCAAGCAATCACAGAGGAGGCAGGGAAAATAACAAGGCTAGCGAAAAGATGGAGAAAGGGAAGAGCTATGAAAAAAGATAGAGAAGGTGAAATCAAAAGACTACAGAGTAGAGGCAGAGCTAACAAAGACAGAGAAGGTATAAAAATGGGAGAGAGTGCAGATCAGTGAGATTTCCAGAGAGAACaggaagacagaagagagaggggggtgagcagCTAGAAGCATCAGCACAGAGAAAATACATCAGCCAGACCAACAGCATCAACCTGGGCACCCATACTCTGAGAGGCCTGGAGCAACGGGCCTACACAGGCAGCACACAGCAGGGCACAGGCCTAGCCAACGGCCCACAGGCCCacaggagagagaaaagacgCCCAGTCCACATTGTCAGCTGCTGTAGCCATGAGGACTGCACGGAAGGGGAGCGTGGAGATGCCTGCATTTGTCCGGCAGCTGGTGaaggagacagagaagagggTCAGCTCCTTCTTCAAAGGAGGGGGGCATGGAGGGGCAGAGCACACAGtcggggaaagagaggaggtgaTCTCCAGCCCCTACCTGGACCGTCCCATCCTGGACAAGTTGACTGAGGAGGGTTGCTCCTGCTGGGGCCTGACCTATGCTCTGTGCAGCATGCAGGGCTGGAGGGCAAACATGGAGGACTACCACAACTGTGTGCCTCAGCTGGGCACAGGGCTGGCAGACTGGAGCTTCTTTGCTGTGTTTGACGGGCACGCGGGAAACCAAGTGGCACAGTACGTTTCACAACACTTGCTGGATCAGGTCCTAGCTACAGGTGAAAAAAAACTTGACAGACTTATCATGTTACTTACCAGCCAGTTTTATCTCTTAGTTTAAAAAGATGCTTGCTTCAAAATAGATGCATGAACAGATCTTGATACACTGATGACTCATTCGAGAGCAGATATTTATATGCAGCATTATACTCTTAGGAGTAAAGCATGTGACTCCTCAAATATGTATTGAATAGTGTGTTAGAGAGAGGTTTATACCTGGTAATAACTATAAAAGAtcactacattttagaataatattaCTGGTGACTGCCATTTTATCTTGCCAGTATTGATGTGGTTATATAAATGATGTATATAAATGAATAACACCATTTAAAATTATACTGCCTGTGTGCACTGTGAAATAACTTCCTGTGTGTACTTACTGCTTGTGTACTTACTGCCTATTTATACTTACTGCATGGGTGTActtactgtactgtctgtgtcttGTAGGAGGGATCGGGCCAGAGGACCACCCTGATCGGGTGAGAGGGAGCTTCACAGATGGCTTcctacacacagacaaacacctgCTGACTGCAGCCCGCCGTGAGGGCTGGGAGCGGGGTGGCACCACCGTGACCTCCACTCTCATCTCACCACGATACATCTACTTCGCCAACTGTGGAGACTCGCGTGCCATGCTGTGCCAGGCAGGGCAGGTGTGCTTCTCCACTGAGGACCACAAGCCCTACAGCCCTCTGGAGAGGGAGCGCATCGAGAGCGCCGGCGGCTCCGTGTCCCTGCAGCGCATCAACGGCTCCTTGGCCGTGTCCCGAGCCCTGGGGGACTTCAGCTACAAGGGGACAGTGAACCGGCCGCCCACCCAACAGATGGTGTCTCCGGAGCCAGAGGTGTGTGTGGTGGAGCGGTCGCCCGGGGATGAGTTTCTGGTGCTGGCCTGTGACGGGGTGTGGGACACGGTCTCCAACGAGGAGCTATGCGCCTTCATCCAGAGTCGGCTGCGCGTCTGCACTGACCTCAGAGATGTCTGTTCCCAGGTCATTGACCTCTGCCTCTACAAGGTCAGTACTCATGGTCATAGATCACCTGTAGATCAGTGCATGTGGACCACATCAGTGACCTTTATAAATAATCCCTACATGTACATGTTGGAGCATAAGTGTATCAATTCGCTGTCAAAATGTGGATGCACTTTCCTCAATGTACACAGGGCAACATTCTCTGATCTGGTTAAACATGAGCCACACGGACATGCTGTTAATTAAACAATATGTGATTACATTATTTTAGCAGAGGCTTTATTTTCTATTTCATAATCTTAATCCTGTGAAATAATATTATTGAGGATATACCAGCAGGTTTAGACAGACTACTGGGAATTGAATGTGTGGTGCCACAAGACctttacaaacacatacacaccagaacacacccaTTAAACACATACTCTGTGTGTACACAGGCTAAGTGAGCTGAGCTGGGCTGGCTTGTGGTTGTATAACAGTGTTCTAGTTTAGAGATGCTACCCAACAACCTGAAAATGTCACAGTTTCTAACCCTCTCACACACTTCACCACACTTCACCTTAGTAATCACTTCCAGAATCAGTTCAGTTCTGCATGAAGGAGGAAGTAGGCTATTCATGTTCCTGAAAGGAGACACAGTGCTTTAGCTTTGCTGTGTGGACGGCCAGTGTTAAACAAAGGCTAAGGTTGCCTACAACATTGGTACATTAGACTTTTATTGGCCCACTCAGGTCACATCAGGGAAGCCAATGCTGCTTGCTCACAtcttacagacagacacacataatcTAAAGCCAACACAGTCACCAACGGCTAACATCAGTCAACATCAGTACCTGTGGCTAACAAGCTATTCTAACACACCTACTATCAGTTGAGAATGGGTGACTTCTTCGACAAAAGGGGCCTTATTTCGTAAGGATCAGATGAACACAGAAGAGAAGTGGTCGTAATTGGAGGTCAAAGGTCACTACTTAGCACCTGACCTCAGAGCCCGCGTCTGTTGCAATCCTGCTAGTAGCTTTCTAGTAAGCCTTGTTTGGCACTCACCTGATTTGCCACTTGACCAACAACAACATCTACAGCGCAGGCGATTTTCACCATTATCATAATGGTTGGAAAGATTATCCTATCTCACACACTGTTCAGAGGTCAGCATACATCACTAAGATTCACTAATAACAGTCAATCCTGTTTACAAAGGTAAGACGTACTCATGTCAGATCTGTACTGTACCCTAACATGAGGTCATCTCTGTGTACTGTAACTGTAGCTACTAACCTTGGTTGGCTTGTTCTCCTCTACAGGGCAGTCTGGACAATATCAGTATCATCTTGGTCTGCTTCCCTGGCGCCCCCCAGCTCTCAGCAGAAGCAATACACCAGGAGGCAGAGCTGGAAGACCTGCTGGAGTCCAAAGTGGCAGGTGCAGTGATGTGGCGGTAGTTGTGTGCATACTTATATTCACTCACTTCAGTTTATCCATATCCATGAGTTTACAACAGGATTTACACTGCTACAGTTAATTGCCCCTGAGAGAGGGCATTTTAATCCTTGTTTTGTTTGTAACTACTGCCCTCTTCCTTCGATAGAGATTTATGAGGAACTGAGTACTCAGGGGGAGGAGCCTGACCTGCTCACTGTCCTCACTGTTCTGGCAAACACTGATGTCCCAGGCTTACCACCTGGAGGTGGTCTGCAGAGCAAGTAAATTCATCTGAATGCATGGTGCTAAAAGTTCATTACAGTACAAGAGGTACTAAATAACAAAGTGCAGTAAGGATCCTCTGAGTAGAGAAACTGCTTGTCCTCAAACCTGTTTCCTGTGTGTTGCAGAAGGAACTGTATCATCTCCGCCTATTACGAAAAGAAGGAGGCACACAATCCTACTACACCTAATGTAAGGGTTTGTATTTATATCAAACTGTCTCAGTTATTATACCAATACTATATAATCTCCGACTTTGTCAGAATGTACGCACAATCACCTCACAGCAGTCTACATTTTTCTCCAGGGGCTTGGTGGTTCTGAGAAGCTCGTCTAGGTTCTGTCGTTTGGGAAATGTCTCTGGAAGACAACCAATgccaaaaaaaaactgttttcattaTGTGGCAATTCAACCAATCACAAAATGAATTTGGTCTCTCATCCCTCGCGCCAAGTAAAATGGTGATGTAACAAGTACAACGCAATTTGTGAAAGCTAAAACTATAGATTTTATATTTATACAATATGgggaacattttattttataggACCTGGCGCTTTCAAACACAGAGATTCTTGCTCAGCAATATGATTCAGTAGTTGACAAACCATCTGATATATATTCATCCAATAATATCTATAACAAtgtaaaattctaaaaacatttatttatgggTTTCAGGTTGATGTTTAGTTTTAAGAGTCatcaaacctctctctctcagtcctgtgTTTGGTCTGGTTTGCATGACCTGTACTGTGCTGCATTACGTACCTTGATGACATTAGATTTAACATGTTACAGTGATATGACATATGACCAAGACAAACCCAAGAATGGTCAGTAGATCCATGAACTTGTTAATATATTATCAAATGTGATTTAAATGAGTATGTGCTTTACTTACATACTGTTTAGACATTACATGTTCTGACTGTTTTCAGACAGAATAAAAATTATGTGACTAAGGACTTGTTTAGGATTTACCAGAGAGCACCACAACATCCAGTTACATCTCCATCATGCGGATACTCAACTACTTATTTattatgaaaaatattttatAGTTAATGTGATTAACTGATATGCAAGACCATTAAATGTTTTCGTGTAATAAATGATTACTGACGTATAAATCACAGACAACGAAGAGACTTCATTTCATTCATGTCCACTAGGAGGATTTGTTTCTCTAGATAAAATACAAGTGCTCAGCACATTTCTCTTTGAAAAATGTGTAATgaacagtggtgattttagcatgtaaatcttggtggggcaaactccccccaaaaatgtgttgcctgccagcaaagccactacacaacactaaacaataaacTATAGCACTACAATGGTgaaaaacggtgcccacaaacttttagggcctacataaatctgtcccaacagcagagcttttctttcagcaccatggagtgaatccttaccaccgctacacctggctattaTCGGAGACTTGTCTGTCagagaaacagttcattcagcctcatttactgctttTTAAAaaaccatagctgatatggctgacttgcttaaacaaatgtggttactACTGACTCCTTGTCGATTTGTGTAAGTCGATAACCCTTATGAAAAAGATTGCAGTCATAGTGCAGTATAACGGCAGTATAACTtcagttagagtgcagtatgcTGCAAACACTGCATCCAAAATACGTTTTTTTGCAGTAACtttgcagtgtaactgcagttggaatgcagtataactgcagttcaaCTGCAATACACTGCAGTTATTCTACAATTACttcacagtcgactgcagttgcTGCGCTTTTACTGCAGTTTTATTTTGTAAGGGCATTCTCCTTCAATTATAATGAATGCCAAAATTAACTTTCACTTTTGAACCATACACAAACATTATTACATTTATGTTCAGTAAATTAATAAAGTTTATTCTTATATCATTAACACTTAGCTCTAAGTATAAGCAATTGCAAGCAAACGAGCTGCGACGATGTAGGCCTATTCGTTCAGCACTTTCAAAATGGACACGACAGAAATCCAGATAGATGTTAGTTCAGATAAATTCAGCGAGATGTTGAGGCCTTAACTTTGCTCTTCTTTAAGtcaccacacagagagaaagagagagagtgggagagactcTGTATTTTATTAGGCCTATGTAGtctaaaaaggaaggaaaatacaatCATGAGAATCCACTTTTATATACAATATACTGACGCACACACAGCGCATTGCACAAACAAAACAACACTCGCAATATCAACTGGAATTACATGGGTCTATTACTGAACTTTTTGttgaaaacaaatatttgaatggaaagagactgtgcctggcaaacatggttacagactcaacaacattatatagtttCGCCTTCTCGTCAAGAAAAGCACATGAGCTAATTACAATACACAAAGTAAGCAAAACAATGAAAAATTATGAATAAGATATTAATGAGATAGACCTATATAAGCAATAGGCCTATatcaattgagatgtacaaactatggcataagggaatgatGAGCGTATCAGAGGCAATCcgtcatttcgattaagacattaatgagcgagctaagatggacgtagtcaatataactatttgttcaacacttatgaaatgtacagtgacagaattcagaacatgggacgTTCtcacagtattctccctgtacaccaagtcagaaccgtaggataaataaagggggcatacaaGCAGACaaagaaagctcttacaatatttaattatgacatttctctaaaacaggctataggccaGGGGCaaaactttcactggggacggggggacatgtccccccccccaattttatcattggaatgtgatacaaaacgaggcaacggtgtgcggacgcctccgagtggtcgggtaggctgtttggagtgtttatccgactagataaacaataataatgataattattattattatgtcccCCCACTTTTAAAACCAAAATTGCACCCCAGCTATAGGCCGAATTTGACATCCAAGAGAACAGTAGGCagatgggctactaacagcttactatacAACATACTGTACGCTTAGTATttctttcttagctacagtatacgtattacataatttatgcagcagcatacaatacatttttggacgtTGTTGTGCTGTCCTTCTTGTGGGaacattttgtcatcaaactttgtcatcaacttctggcattctctggatttatggggctttcaagacaactaggaactctgaaaaaaacaaggttgaatcatgacgtcagtcaccttcaggtcggagctctagaaagaggcccgagttccgacttggaattccgagttggatgaccgttcaaaacgtatttttccagtcggagcttgtttttttcagagttcccagttgtcttgaacgcagcagaagtcatgctggattgacagcatggccaatgtattcaatcttttctggcccatggtgttccgtgtgaatgtttatccttttaaacttggaaaaaaGACCCTTTCAGACAGATGTTTTAAATCCTTAACCCCgtttggaccacacaccctctccaccgaatagcaggcaggcggaaaaaaatgtacatttacatttatttgactaggcaagtcagttaagaacaaattattatttacaatgacggcctaccccagcaaaACCCTAACCCGgctgatgctgggccaattgtgcgccgccctatgggactcccaatcacagccagttgtgatacagcctggaatcgaaccggggtctgtagtgatgcctctagcactgagatgcagtgccttagaccgctgcaccactcgggaaccCCAAGtttgccactgattccttccaaaccactcattgttgaatttgctatTTCTGATCTGTTGTGTAacgtttatgtccaatggccgatgagcactgatacgttttatctataatttctcttcatatgacaaggattgaaaaggatttgccagtagattgtcgacgtgattcatgatgatgactgcttgcctAGCTtgatagctaagattttgaaagtatgatgttatgatcagtccaatcaaagctacggtagatataacatgatttgacggaattttatctgtggccaatgaccttgagctttcttcgatgggcacttctaatttaaatctatggcagcacccaagggggcttgaactgcctagctctccctgtagatcctgcggtgacgtagtgtcccaatgagtgacagaacactgagccaattatGGCGCAGCTAGAGAAGATTACCATCGCCTAcactctgtattttccgctggttGCCcgtccaccacagaaagcactgagcttggctgaaacacctgcattttggagctgccttactcaagaaagcaagaaagaaaccctgtttgtatgcagctttattcactcaatacatttgtttttacattgtttgcaaactgatatgtgacaagaATGAAtggcaaaataacatgcaaaacagccaacccaaaaaatatatacatatatatatatatatatttttttttagctaAACAAGTGGGGCTCAAACAGGCTCTGCCCCACCTACCCTGAATGACTGGTCGCCACTGGTAATGAacagtggtgaaaaaagtaataaattgtaaaagtaaagatac
The sequence above is a segment of the Salvelinus alpinus chromosome 1, SLU_Salpinus.1, whole genome shotgun sequence genome. Coding sequences within it:
- the LOC139534460 gene encoding protein phosphatase 1A-like isoform X2 — encoded protein: MRTARKGSVEMPAFVRQLVKETEKRVSSFFKGGGHGGAEHTVGEREEVISSPYLDRPILDKLTEEGCSCWGLTYALCSMQGWRANMEDYHNCVPQLGTGLADWSFFAVFDGHAGNQVAQYVSQHLLDQVLATGGIGPEDHPDRVRGSFTDGFLHTDKHLLTAARREGWERGGTTVTSTLISPRYIYFANCGDSRAMLCQAGQVCFSTEDHKPYSPLERERIESAGGSVSLQRINGSLAVSRALGDFSYKGTVNRPPTQQMVSPEPEVCVVERSPGDEFLVLACDGVWDTVSNEELCAFIQSRLRVCTDLRDVCSQVIDLCLYKGSLDNISIILVCFPGAPQLSAEAIHQEAELEDLLESKVAEIYEELSTQGEEPDLLTVLTVLANTDVPGLPPGGGLQSKRNCIISAYYEKKEAHNPTTPNGLGGSEKLV
- the LOC139534460 gene encoding protein phosphatase 1A-like isoform X1, yielding MRTARKGSVEMPAFVRQLVKETEKRVSSFFKGGGHGGAEHTVGEREEVISSPYLDRPILDKLTEEGCSCWGLTYALCSMQGWRANMEDYHNCVPQLGTGLADWSFFAVFDGHAGNQVAQYVSQHLLDQVLATGGIGPEDHPDRVRGSFTDGFLHTDKHLLTAARREGWERGGTTVTSTLISPRYIYFANCGDSRAMLCQAGQVCFSTEDHKPYSPLERERIESAGGSVSLQRINGSLAVSRALGDFSYKGTVNRPPTQQMVSPEPEVCVVERSPGDEFLVLACDGVWDTVSNEELCAFIQSRLRVCTDLRDVCSQVIDLCLYKGSLDNISIILVCFPGAPQLSAEAIHQEAELEDLLESKVAEIYEELSTQGEEPDLLTVLTVLANTDVPGLPPGGGLQSKRNCIISAYYEKKEAHNPTTPNRAAVQLTDGGHNRADKVEGSREVPAGPKSVHSDPSPIGLFILSQQRVQGSQAYLVTQGEVGQLLVPEAAGTELGGALQG